In one window of Polaromonas naphthalenivorans CJ2 DNA:
- a CDS encoding zinc ribbon domain-containing protein, translated as MLQGLVMCAKCGDRMTVRYHLHGTRRVPDYVCQRGGIAHAEPICQLIVGGELDAAVGKLLVQAVTPLTLGVALAVQKELEKRCDPAAVVNGCPEARFSGF; from the coding sequence TTGTTGCAAGGGCTTGTGATGTGCGCAAAGTGCGGCGATCGTATGACGGTGCGCTATCACCTGCACGGCACGCGTCGCGTGCCGGACTATGTGTGTCAGCGCGGTGGCATTGCGCATGCTGAACCGATATGCCAACTCATCGTCGGCGGTGAGCTCGATGCTGCGGTTGGCAAACTGTTGGTGCAGGCTGTTACTCCACTCACATTAGGGGTGGCACTCGCTGTGCAAAAGGAATTGGAGAAACGCTGCGATCCAGCAGCAGTTGTGAATGGCTGTCCGGAAGCGCGGTTTTCTGGCTTTTGA
- a CDS encoding cupin domain-containing protein: MLDKKERDTMVPLWPSLRAVLPPKVPTRQTRPTSWSYQTLKPLLLQAGELTPIEKAERRVLVLANPGHGLEKMQASAAMYLGMLLLLPGEWAPSHRHTPNAVRMIVEGEGAYTTVDGEKCPMSRGDLILTPTGLWHEHGHDGTEPVVWLDVLDLPLLYYMEASYHLNGKRQAVKPGRGDRAWTRAGVVPTPVFQRSDKRYPMLRYPWVDTRAALLSLASDQPYLECVQVTYVNPETGEDAENILGFYALMLKPGQSLRLPTRSPAQVFHQIEGRAQITVDGVGQTFTLAEADTCCAPGYTEVTLKNLSADQPAFLFLADESPLHRKLGVYEVRA; the protein is encoded by the coding sequence ATGCTTGATAAAAAGGAGCGCGACACCATGGTGCCGCTGTGGCCCAGCCTGCGCGCGGTGCTGCCGCCGAAAGTGCCCACGCGGCAGACCCGGCCCACCTCCTGGTCCTACCAGACCCTCAAGCCGCTGCTGTTGCAAGCTGGCGAGCTGACCCCGATCGAGAAGGCCGAGCGCCGCGTGCTGGTGCTGGCCAACCCCGGCCACGGCCTAGAGAAGATGCAGGCCAGCGCCGCTATGTACCTGGGCATGCTGCTGCTGCTGCCCGGCGAGTGGGCGCCCAGCCACCGCCACACGCCCAACGCAGTGCGCATGATCGTCGAGGGCGAGGGCGCCTACACCACCGTGGACGGCGAGAAGTGCCCCATGAGCCGGGGTGACCTCATCCTCACGCCCACCGGCCTGTGGCACGAGCATGGCCACGACGGCACCGAACCCGTGGTCTGGCTTGACGTGCTGGACCTGCCGCTGCTGTACTACATGGAGGCCAGCTACCACCTCAACGGCAAGCGCCAGGCCGTCAAGCCAGGCCGGGGCGACCGCGCCTGGACCCGCGCCGGCGTGGTGCCCACCCCCGTGTTCCAGCGCAGCGACAAGCGTTACCCCATGCTGCGCTACCCATGGGTCGACACGCGAGCCGCCCTGCTGTCCCTGGCCAGCGACCAGCCGTATCTGGAGTGCGTGCAGGTCACCTACGTCAACCCCGAAACCGGCGAGGACGCCGAGAACATCCTGGGCTTCTACGCCCTGATGCTCAAGCCGGGTCAGAGCCTGCGTCTGCCCACGCGCTCGCCGGCCCAGGTGTTCCACCAGATCGAAGGCCGCGCGCAAATCACCGTGGACGGTGTCGGCCAGACCTTCACCCTGGCCGAGGCCGATACCTGCTGTGCCCCCGGCTACACCGAGGTGACGCTGAAGAACCTCTCAGCCGACCAGCCGGCCTTCCTCTTCTTGGCCGACGAGTCGCCGCTGCACCGTAAGCTGGGCGTGTACGAAGTCCGCGCCTGA
- a CDS encoding fumarylacetoacetate hydrolase family protein, translating into MKICRFDNDRLGLVDGETVRDVTAALDVLPNHRYPLPIFDPLIALLPEVLEAIRRIAPSSPTLPLAGRRLLAPVANPGKVIAAPVNYKKHLQEAREQVEIHHNNQVAEIEKIGLFLKATSSVVGPSHGVEIQHPDRRNDHEAELVAVIGKTGRNIPRERAFDHISAYTIGLDMTVRGPQERSLRKSIDTYSVVGPWLVTADEIDDPQALDFWLTVNGERRQKANTRDLVLDIPALIEMASSYYTLQPGDLLFTGTPEGVGPVVNGDEITVEIAGIGRMNVAVRNARRVT; encoded by the coding sequence ATGAAGATTTGCCGCTTCGACAACGACCGCCTGGGCTTGGTAGACGGAGAGACGGTGCGCGACGTCACCGCCGCGCTCGACGTTCTGCCAAATCACCGCTATCCACTGCCCATTTTCGACCCCCTGATCGCACTCTTGCCAGAGGTACTCGAAGCAATTCGCCGTATCGCCCCGTCGTCGCCCACGCTGCCGCTCGCGGGACGCCGGCTGCTGGCTCCGGTTGCGAATCCCGGTAAAGTCATCGCGGCGCCCGTCAACTACAAAAAGCATCTCCAAGAAGCCCGCGAGCAGGTCGAGATCCACCACAATAACCAGGTCGCTGAAATCGAGAAGATCGGACTTTTCCTCAAGGCGACAAGCTCCGTTGTGGGACCGAGTCACGGCGTCGAGATCCAGCATCCTGATCGCCGAAACGACCACGAGGCCGAACTTGTCGCTGTAATTGGCAAAACCGGACGAAACATCCCGCGCGAGCGCGCGTTCGATCACATTTCGGCCTATACGATCGGCCTGGACATGACAGTTCGCGGCCCGCAGGAGCGCAGTCTGCGCAAATCCATTGACACGTATTCCGTGGTGGGGCCTTGGCTCGTCACTGCTGACGAGATTGACGACCCGCAGGCGCTCGATTTCTGGCTCACCGTCAACGGCGAGCGGCGCCAGAAGGCGAACACGCGCGATCTCGTGCTGGACATCCCTGCGTTGATCGAAATGGCCTCGTCCTACTACACGTTGCAACCGGGCGATTTGCTGTTCACCGGCACCCCCGAAGGCGTTGGGCCGGTGGTGAACGGCGACGAGATCACCGTCGAGATCGCAGGCATTGGCCGCATGAACGTCGCAGTCCGCAACGCCAGGAGAGTCACATGA
- a CDS encoding transposase, whose protein sequence is MPKETDLARCSRPQTHRTYTRQFKAELVAASQQPGASIAAIALQHGMNANVLHRWLKEHALDGRHRLGGQDPLGVAVPTSPVPAFIPLKLPTTRHESAVFDIKVELRKGAVSMTLTWLTPPPTTANR, encoded by the coding sequence ATGCCCAAAGAGACAGACCTTGCGAGATGTTCGAGACCGCAGACCCACCGCACCTACACGCGTCAATTCAAGGCCGAATTGGTTGCAGCCAGTCAACAACCTGGCGCGTCAATCGCAGCGATAGCCTTGCAACACGGCATGAACGCCAACGTGCTGCACCGCTGGCTCAAGGAACATGCGCTGGATGGGCGCCACCGACTTGGCGGACAAGATCCGTTGGGTGTCGCTGTCCCCACTTCACCTGTTCCCGCATTCATCCCTTTAAAGCTGCCCACCACCCGGCATGAGTCCGCTGTCTTTGACATCAAGGTCGAACTTCGCAAAGGTGCCGTCTCGATGACCCTCACCTGGCTCACACCGCCACCAACAACTGCCAACAGATGA
- a CDS encoding IS110 family RNA-guided transposase, with translation MKVTTVGIDLAKNLFQLHGVNEFGKPVIKKQIRRDQMAEFFVNLPACLIGMEACGSAHHWARKLQSFGHTVKLMAPQFVKPYVKTNKNDAADAEAICEAVNRPNMRFVPIKNVEQQSVLALHRVRQGFVKARTAQANQIRGLLSEFGLIIPQGIGYIENRVPELIENASNELPGSFRILVQRLLDHLKELDRQVDDLESQIVKWHRQSEASSKLAQVPGIGPITASALVASLGDAKNFEGGRQVAAWLGLVPKQHSSGGKQNLLSISKRGDTYLRTLLIHGARSVIYRAQQKPDACSWINGVVNRRNKNVAAVALANKNARIVWALLVHDREFRSDYMAAKAAL, from the coding sequence ATGAAGGTTACAACAGTAGGCATCGATCTGGCTAAGAATTTGTTTCAACTGCACGGAGTCAATGAGTTTGGCAAGCCCGTCATCAAGAAGCAAATCCGGCGCGACCAGATGGCCGAGTTCTTCGTGAATCTGCCAGCTTGCCTTATTGGCATGGAAGCCTGCGGCAGTGCACACCACTGGGCTCGCAAGCTCCAAAGTTTTGGGCACACCGTCAAATTAATGGCGCCTCAATTCGTCAAACCGTACGTTAAGACCAACAAGAACGACGCTGCAGATGCCGAGGCAATCTGCGAAGCGGTAAATCGGCCCAATATGCGCTTTGTGCCAATCAAAAATGTCGAACAGCAAAGCGTATTGGCGTTGCATCGCGTGCGCCAAGGCTTTGTGAAGGCACGCACGGCACAGGCCAACCAGATCCGCGGCTTGTTGTCTGAGTTTGGTCTGATCATTCCACAGGGAATTGGCTACATCGAAAACCGTGTGCCTGAACTCATAGAAAACGCCAGCAACGAATTGCCGGGCTCATTTCGAATACTCGTACAGCGACTGCTGGATCATTTGAAGGAGCTCGACCGTCAGGTCGATGACCTGGAGTCGCAGATTGTGAAATGGCATCGACAAAGTGAAGCCAGTAGCAAACTGGCACAAGTCCCTGGCATTGGCCCCATTACTGCCAGCGCGCTGGTGGCTTCACTGGGGGATGCGAAGAACTTTGAGGGTGGCCGTCAGGTCGCCGCATGGCTGGGCCTGGTGCCCAAGCAGCATTCCAGTGGCGGCAAACAGAACCTATTGAGTATTAGTAAACGTGGCGACACCTATCTCAGAACCTTGCTGATTCACGGGGCGCGCTCCGTGATTTACCGGGCGCAGCAGAAGCCTGACGCCTGCAGTTGGATTAACGGAGTGGTTAATCGACGAAACAAAAATGTGGCAGCCGTCGCGCTGGCCAACAAGAATGCGCGCATCGTATGGGCATTGTTGGTCCACGATCGAGAGTTCCGATCAGACTACATGGCCGCCAAAGCGGCCCTATAG
- the istA gene encoding IS21 family transposase, with translation MVVTSELRAQILRLYLAEHWRVGTIARQLRLHRDTVRRVLAISSVLRALPSAPPRLIDPFVPFIKETLAKFPTLAASRLYAMVQERGYGGGSSHFRHLVAPLRARPAAEAYLRLRTLPAEQAQVDWAHMGHVVVGRAKRPLMAFVMVLSYSRRIFLHFSLNAQMDNFLRGHVLAFEAWGGVPRVILSDNLKSAVLERLGNAIRFNPDYLAFAAHYRFEPRPVAVARGNEKGRVERSIRYIRDNFFAARVYTDVADLNAQAKAWTDGPAFSRPWPEGEQLTVRQAFETESPSLMALPMDAYPVDARVEVKVAKTPYVRFDLNDYSIPHTHVRRTVTVLANAERVRVLDGVTVLAEHVRSYDKGEQVEITAHVDELIERKRGARQHRGVSQLTQAIPAMADFLARAATKGHHLASMTRVLGQMLDHYGAQAMQEAVLEALRRDVPHHNAVRLALERARQERRDSPLVVPQLSERAKRMDVTVKPHRLDAYDELQAHAQQTDQSSDGHSTETDEDTQ, from the coding sequence ATGGTCGTTACCTCTGAACTTCGCGCACAGATTCTGCGCCTGTACCTTGCTGAGCACTGGCGTGTCGGCACAATCGCGCGTCAATTGCGGCTTCACCGTGACACAGTTCGGCGGGTATTGGCCATCTCCAGCGTGTTGCGTGCGCTACCGTCAGCACCGCCACGATTGATTGACCCGTTCGTGCCCTTCATCAAGGAAACTCTGGCCAAGTTCCCGACCTTGGCGGCCAGTCGCCTGTACGCCATGGTCCAAGAGCGTGGCTATGGCGGCGGTAGCTCGCATTTCCGCCATCTGGTGGCACCCCTGCGCGCCCGGCCGGCGGCCGAGGCCTACTTGCGACTTCGAACACTTCCCGCTGAACAAGCCCAGGTGGATTGGGCTCATATGGGCCATGTGGTGGTCGGCCGGGCCAAGCGTCCCCTGATGGCATTCGTGATGGTGCTGTCGTATTCCAGGCGCATCTTTTTGCACTTCAGCCTGAATGCCCAGATGGACAACTTCCTGCGTGGTCACGTTCTTGCGTTCGAGGCATGGGGTGGAGTTCCCCGCGTCATTCTCTCGGACAACCTCAAGAGCGCCGTGCTGGAACGACTGGGCAACGCCATTCGGTTCAACCCGGATTACCTGGCCTTTGCCGCCCATTACCGCTTCGAGCCACGCCCGGTGGCTGTGGCGCGCGGCAATGAGAAGGGCCGGGTTGAACGCTCTATCCGCTACATCCGCGACAACTTCTTTGCCGCCCGTGTCTATACGGATGTGGCCGACCTCAATGCCCAAGCCAAAGCCTGGACGGATGGGCCCGCATTTAGCAGGCCTTGGCCTGAAGGTGAGCAGCTAACCGTGCGTCAGGCCTTTGAGACAGAGTCGCCCAGCCTGATGGCCCTGCCAATGGATGCCTACCCGGTGGATGCGCGTGTTGAGGTGAAGGTCGCAAAGACACCCTACGTCCGGTTTGACCTCAATGACTATTCCATCCCGCACACCCATGTCCGACGCACTGTGACGGTGCTGGCCAATGCAGAACGGGTGCGCGTGCTCGATGGCGTCACCGTCCTGGCCGAGCATGTGCGCAGCTATGACAAGGGTGAGCAGGTTGAGATTACGGCCCATGTGGACGAGCTAATCGAGCGCAAACGCGGTGCCCGCCAGCACAGGGGAGTCAGCCAACTGACCCAGGCCATACCGGCCATGGCGGACTTCCTGGCCCGTGCTGCGACCAAAGGCCACCACCTGGCTTCCATGACGCGGGTGTTGGGCCAGATGCTGGACCATTACGGGGCGCAGGCCATGCAAGAGGCCGTGCTCGAAGCCCTGCGCCGGGATGTTCCGCATCACAACGCGGTGCGTCTGGCCCTTGAGCGTGCGCGCCAAGAACGCCGGGACAGTCCGCTGGTGGTGCCCCAGCTCTCCGAGCGTGCGAAACGCATGGACGTGACGGTCAAGCCGCACCGGCTGGACGCCTATGACGAATTGCAGGCACATGCCCAGCAGACCGACCAATCCAGCGATGGCCATTCCACAGAAACCGACGAGGACACCCAATGA